The following proteins are co-located in the Actinomycetota bacterium genome:
- the atpH gene encoding ATP synthase F1 subunit delta, with translation MGAADPRTQGYAAALFQVAKAEGALEQVGDELFRFARTLETESSLRDALVDLNVPTDRRAAVIRELLGPKASQHTVNLLAFLVQQGRARDLPAIIDAMSRLAATEGNKAIATVRSAVHLDDGQRERLKAALESATGKKVELKVLVDPAVVGGLVAQVGDTVFDASVRRRLQLAKEHFGRS, from the coding sequence ATGGGCGCCGCGGACCCGCGCACCCAGGGCTACGCGGCTGCGCTGTTTCAGGTCGCAAAGGCCGAGGGGGCACTCGAGCAGGTCGGGGACGAACTCTTCCGGTTTGCTCGGACCCTGGAGACAGAGTCGTCGCTTCGCGATGCGCTGGTCGATCTCAACGTTCCGACTGACCGGCGTGCCGCTGTTATCCGAGAGCTTCTCGGCCCGAAGGCGTCTCAGCACACGGTCAACTTGCTGGCGTTTCTGGTGCAACAGGGCCGCGCTCGCGACCTCCCGGCGATCATCGATGCGATGTCGCGCTTGGCCGCGACCGAGGGGAACAAGGCGATCGCCACGGTTCGCTCGGCAGTGCACCTCGACGACGGTCAGCGGGAGCGTCTGAAGGCGGCGCTGGAGTCGGCCACCGGCAAGAAGGTTGAGTTGAAAGTGTTGGTGGACCCCGCAGTCGTCGGCGGTCTGGTGGCACAGGTCGGAGACACCGTCTTTGACGCGTCTGTTCGCCGGCGGTTGCAACTTGCGAAAGAGCATTTCGGGAGAAGTTGA
- the atpF gene encoding F0F1 ATP synthase subunit B — translation MVTLLAEVSHNLRVLPNVDELVFGSIAFLVLVVALLKLAFPKAKKVLEDRSRQIQGRLEDAERVKREADQVLEQYRVQLAEARVEVQRIIDEGKRTAEAVKADIVRKAEEEAAAVLVRARADVAGERDRALDQLRTSLGDWSIQLASRVIEKELSSDATQRALVDRAIEDLIGSGSGGGNN, via the coding sequence ATGGTGACGTTGCTGGCCGAAGTCAGCCACAACCTGCGGGTTCTGCCGAACGTGGACGAGTTGGTATTCGGCTCGATTGCGTTCCTCGTGCTGGTGGTCGCCCTGCTCAAGCTGGCGTTCCCGAAGGCAAAGAAGGTCCTGGAAGACCGTAGTCGTCAGATTCAAGGGCGGCTAGAGGATGCCGAGCGCGTCAAGCGCGAAGCCGACCAGGTGCTCGAGCAGTACCGCGTGCAGCTGGCGGAGGCGCGCGTCGAGGTGCAAAGAATCATCGACGAGGGGAAGCGCACGGCCGAGGCGGTCAAGGCCGACATCGTCCGCAAGGCCGAGGAAGAGGCTGCGGCGGTCTTGGTGCGCGCGCGTGCCGACGTGGCCGGAGAGCGCGATCGCGCGCTCGATCAGCTTCGGACGTCGCTCGGGGACTGGTCAATCCAGCTTGCATCTCGCGTGATTGAAAAGGAACTCTCCTCCGACGCGACACAGCGCGCGCTCGTCGACCGCGCGATCGAGGATCTAATCGGCAGCGGAAGCGGGGGCGGGAACAACTGA
- the atpE gene encoding ATP synthase F0 subunit C, producing the protein MDFAPIGKGLVYGLAAIGPGIGIGIVFGKAIEAIARQPEAQSLVQPVMYIGFALTEALALLGFVLFFILK; encoded by the coding sequence ATGGACTTCGCGCCGATCGGCAAGGGCCTTGTGTACGGTCTCGCCGCTATCGGCCCCGGCATCGGCATCGGCATCGTGTTTGGTAAGGCCATCGAGGCGATTGCCCGCCAGCCTGAGGCGCAGAGCCTCGTGCAGCCGGTGATGTACATCGGCTTCGCGTTGACCGAAGCACTGGCCCTGCTTGGGTTCGTGCTCTTCTTCATCCTCAAGTAA
- the atpB gene encoding F0F1 ATP synthase subunit A, which produces MTFALALLAASKPFEVPSAGELFNYETLFNIGPLEVTYPTLVMFGVTALLALFFLKAFARPKVVPTGSQNLAEAGIEFVTKQITGPVLGEEAIRWTPYLTIVFFWVLLLNLMGIIPGVQFPITSRTAYPALLAVIAWVIYNAIGIKNQGPIGYFKNMMFPPGVPVLVYFILAPIELISTIIIRPATLALRLFANMVAGHMLLTVLFLSAGVFFASGIGKATFILPFGFGVIFMGFEIFVAFMQAFIITILMAVYIAGAQKAHH; this is translated from the coding sequence GTGACGTTCGCACTTGCACTGCTGGCAGCGTCGAAGCCCTTCGAGGTTCCGTCGGCCGGCGAGTTGTTCAACTACGAAACGTTGTTCAACATCGGTCCGCTGGAAGTCACGTACCCGACCTTGGTCATGTTCGGGGTCACCGCTCTCTTGGCTCTGTTCTTCTTGAAGGCATTCGCCCGGCCGAAAGTAGTGCCGACTGGATCGCAGAACTTGGCGGAAGCCGGAATCGAATTCGTCACCAAGCAAATCACCGGGCCGGTCTTGGGTGAGGAGGCCATTCGCTGGACGCCGTACCTGACCATCGTGTTCTTCTGGGTGCTGCTGCTGAACCTGATGGGAATCATCCCGGGGGTCCAGTTCCCGATCACCAGCCGCACGGCTTATCCGGCACTGCTCGCAGTGATTGCGTGGGTGATCTACAACGCCATCGGGATCAAGAACCAGGGGCCGATCGGCTACTTCAAGAACATGATGTTCCCGCCGGGCGTACCGGTGCTGGTGTATTTCATCTTGGCGCCGATCGAGTTGATCTCAACGATCATCATCCGGCCCGCCACGCTGGCCCTTCGACTCTTCGCCAACATGGTTGCCGGACACATGCTCCTCACCGTGCTGTTCCTCAGCGCCGGTGTGTTCTTCGCCAGCGGAATCGGAAAGGCAACCTTCATATTGCCGTTCGGGTTCGGCGTCATCTTCATGGGGTTCGAGATATTCGTTGCATTCATGCAGGCCTTCATCATCACCATTCTGATGGCCGTGTACATCGCCGGCGCGCAGAAGGCGCATCACTAG
- a CDS encoding AtpZ/AtpI family protein, with translation MTLRMPPITDRSRSELWIGAGDAWTMVADLVSAIAVWGAIGYGLDRVLHTWPALFVVGVVVGHAAGVYVLWLRAQRQTASAQARAKKETK, from the coding sequence GTGACCCTTAGAATGCCACCCATCACCGACCGGTCACGTAGTGAACTGTGGATTGGTGCGGGGGACGCCTGGACGATGGTCGCCGACCTTGTGTCGGCAATCGCAGTCTGGGGCGCAATCGGGTACGGCCTTGACCGGGTTCTTCACACGTGGCCGGCGCTGTTCGTGGTCGGTGTGGTCGTGGGACATGCGGCCGGCGTCTACGTCCTGTGGCTCCGGGCACAACGGCAGACGGCAAGCGCTCAGGCGCGCGCCAAGAAGGAAACTAAGTGA
- a CDS encoding MraY family glycosyltransferase has translation MKPFLVVFAVAAGVTYLVTPLVRRAALRVGAVDVPDDRKVHSEPTPTLGGVGLYAGFAAAMLVAMLLPARSFENLFRTSSEPAAVLLAATVVLVLGIVDDVRGMKARTKLVGQLLAAGVLVLLGVQLVYFWVPGIGVLSLSADLSALLTVLWAIALINAVNLVDGLDGLAIGVTTIAAVTLFAYAYQTTPGQATTAELLTAIVVGLGVGFLPHNFNPARIFMGDVGSMMLGLLLASATVSGISRTTEPRFIDVPGFIVPVLMPLLVLAIPLADAGFAVLRRVRGRRPVFHPDKRHIHHWLLGMARNHRQAVLVMYMWSALLAGATIALALGPGVVWRFVSVGIFGLLVVSVVVVPRWMRRERKSQVVSAGSGRPAGSR, from the coding sequence GTGAAACCATTCCTCGTCGTCTTCGCTGTGGCGGCGGGGGTCACGTATTTGGTGACCCCGCTTGTTCGCCGGGCGGCGCTGCGCGTGGGCGCGGTTGACGTCCCGGACGATCGCAAGGTGCACTCCGAGCCGACGCCGACGCTGGGTGGCGTCGGCCTCTACGCGGGCTTTGCCGCGGCGATGCTCGTGGCCATGCTGTTACCGGCTCGATCCTTCGAGAACTTGTTTCGAACGTCTTCGGAGCCGGCGGCCGTTCTTCTGGCTGCGACGGTAGTGCTTGTTCTAGGGATCGTGGATGACGTCCGCGGGATGAAGGCTCGGACGAAACTCGTCGGTCAATTGCTGGCGGCGGGAGTCCTGGTCTTGCTTGGTGTTCAGCTCGTGTACTTCTGGGTGCCGGGGATCGGGGTGCTTTCGCTGTCGGCGGATCTGTCGGCCCTGCTGACGGTGTTGTGGGCGATCGCTCTGATCAACGCGGTGAACTTGGTGGACGGCCTGGATGGACTTGCCATCGGCGTGACGACGATCGCGGCCGTGACTCTGTTTGCTTACGCATACCAGACCACTCCCGGTCAGGCGACCACGGCTGAGTTGCTGACGGCGATCGTCGTGGGTCTGGGGGTCGGGTTCCTGCCTCACAACTTCAACCCTGCGCGGATCTTCATGGGGGACGTCGGCAGCATGATGCTTGGGTTGTTGCTGGCCAGCGCCACGGTCAGCGGAATCAGCCGAACTACCGAGCCGCGATTCATTGACGTTCCGGGATTCATCGTTCCTGTGTTGATGCCCTTGCTGGTGCTTGCCATCCCGCTGGCCGACGCGGGGTTTGCGGTCCTGCGTCGCGTCCGCGGACGTCGTCCGGTGTTCCATCCGGACAAGCGCCATATCCACCACTGGCTGCTCGGGATGGCGCGCAACCACCGCCAGGCGGTGCTCGTGATGTACATGTGGAGCGCACTTCTCGCCGGGGCCACGATTGCGCTCGCGCTCGGGCCGGGCGTGGTCTGGCGCTTTGTGTCGGTGGGCATATTCGGCTTGCTGGTGGTGAGCGTTGTTGTGGTTCCGCGGTGGATGCGGCGCGAACGGAAGTCACAGGTGGTCTCTGCTGGATCCGGACGACCCGCGGGGTCGCGATGA
- the glyA gene encoding serine hydroxymethyltransferase, whose product MTQQGAGDPVRIAWDALRASDPEVADLIVAEERRERDTIRLIPSENYVSHAVLAATGSVLTNKYSEGYPGKRYYEGQQVIDQIESLAIERATSLFGAEHANVQPYSGSPCNLAVYLAFLKPGDTVMGMALPHGGHLTHGWNVSITGKYFRSVQYGVAKETGRIDYDEVRDIAKRERPALIWAGGTAVPRIIDFEVFAEIAREVGAVFAADIAHIAGLVAGGAHPSPVPVADVVTTTTHKTLRGPRGAMFLSRKTHASVLDKAVFPGLQGGPHNHTTAAIAVALAEAARPAFRDYAHQIVLNAKALAVGLLSAGFDLVSGGTDNHLILIDLTNKGITGKVAAKALDRAGIELNYNTVPFDPRKPFDPSGIRIGTPAVTSRGMKEAEMGQIAAWITRVVEAPEDESTAARVRGEIAETCGRFPAPGISVGA is encoded by the coding sequence ATGACTCAGCAGGGTGCGGGGGATCCGGTCCGGATCGCATGGGATGCCTTGCGCGCGTCCGATCCCGAGGTCGCCGACCTAATCGTGGCCGAAGAGCGTCGCGAACGTGACACCATTCGGCTGATTCCGTCGGAGAACTACGTCTCACACGCCGTGCTGGCCGCGACCGGCTCGGTGCTGACGAACAAGTACTCCGAGGGGTACCCGGGCAAGCGCTACTACGAGGGCCAGCAGGTGATCGATCAGATCGAGTCGCTGGCGATCGAGCGGGCGACCTCGCTGTTCGGAGCCGAGCATGCGAACGTGCAGCCGTATTCGGGGTCTCCCTGCAACCTTGCCGTGTACCTGGCCTTTCTGAAGCCCGGCGACACGGTGATGGGGATGGCGCTGCCGCACGGTGGTCACTTGACGCACGGCTGGAACGTCTCGATCACTGGGAAGTATTTCCGGTCGGTCCAGTACGGCGTGGCGAAGGAGACCGGCCGAATCGACTACGACGAGGTCCGCGACATCGCGAAGCGGGAGCGCCCGGCCCTGATCTGGGCGGGAGGCACGGCGGTTCCACGGATCATCGACTTCGAGGTGTTCGCAGAGATCGCGCGCGAGGTTGGAGCGGTGTTCGCGGCCGACATCGCGCACATCGCCGGATTGGTCGCCGGCGGCGCCCACCCGTCCCCGGTTCCGGTGGCAGACGTCGTGACCACGACGACGCACAAGACGTTGAGGGGGCCCCGCGGCGCTATGTTCTTGTCGCGAAAGACCCACGCATCCGTCTTGGACAAGGCGGTGTTCCCGGGCTTGCAGGGTGGGCCGCACAACCACACCACTGCTGCGATCGCCGTCGCCCTTGCCGAGGCCGCGCGCCCGGCGTTCCGCGACTACGCGCACCAGATCGTCTTGAACGCGAAGGCGCTGGCGGTCGGGTTGTTGAGTGCCGGCTTCGACTTGGTTTCGGGCGGGACGGACAACCACTTGATCCTCATCGATCTCACGAACAAGGGGATTACGGGCAAGGTGGCGGCCAAAGCACTCGACAGGGCCGGCATCGAGTTGAACTACAACACGGTTCCCTTCGATCCTCGCAAGCCCTTTGATCCTTCCGGGATTCGGATCGGCACTCCGGCCGTGACGTCTCGAGGCATGAAGGAGGCCGAGATGGGGCAGATCGCGGCGTGGATCACGCGTGTTGTGGAAGCGCCGGAGGACGAATCGACGGCCGCGCGAGTGCGCGGCGAGATCGCTGAAACGTGTGGGCGTTTCCCGGCTCCGGGGATTTCCGTCGGCGCCTAG
- the rpiB gene encoding ribose 5-phosphate isomerase B translates to MRVALGSDHAGFRYKQMFDVALQHAGHDVLDLGCETDASPLDYTQVSEAVARAVVEGRAERGIIVAGSGNGEAIVANKIHGIRAAVCNDLYTAEMARLHNDANVLCLGQRVMGEPVALRILHVWMTTPFEGARHEARLANIAALEARLKKEYGA, encoded by the coding sequence GTGCGCGTTGCGCTCGGCTCGGATCACGCGGGCTTCCGCTACAAGCAGATGTTCGATGTCGCGTTGCAGCACGCGGGTCACGACGTACTTGACTTGGGGTGCGAGACCGACGCGTCACCGCTCGACTACACGCAGGTTTCTGAGGCCGTTGCCCGCGCCGTCGTCGAAGGGCGCGCCGAACGAGGCATCATCGTGGCGGGATCGGGCAACGGAGAAGCCATCGTCGCCAACAAGATCCACGGGATCCGCGCCGCCGTCTGCAACGATCTGTACACGGCAGAAATGGCGCGTCTGCACAACGATGCGAACGTGCTGTGCCTCGGGCAGCGTGTGATGGGGGAGCCGGTCGCGTTGCGAATCCTGCACGTGTGGATGACGACCCCGTTCGAGGGCGCGCGCCATGAGGCGCGCCTCGCAAACATCGCCGCGCTCGAGGCGCGGCTGAAGAAGGAGTACGGAGCATGA
- a CDS encoding inorganic diphosphatase, with product MEIEVVVEIPKGSRNKYEIDHATGAVWLDRMLFTATQYPADYGFAPNTLAEDGDPLDVLVMLDEPTFPGCHMMVRPVGVFWMRDEKGPDAKVLCVPATDPRWKSWRNIGDLPEHLLDEIGHFFDVYKELEPGKQTETRGWQDVAAAEAAVEDARARFDREHS from the coding sequence GTGGAGATCGAGGTGGTCGTGGAGATCCCGAAGGGATCCCGGAACAAGTATGAGATCGACCACGCCACCGGCGCGGTGTGGCTTGATCGCATGCTCTTCACTGCGACCCAGTACCCCGCCGACTACGGCTTCGCGCCGAACACTCTGGCTGAAGACGGTGATCCGCTCGACGTTCTGGTGATGCTCGATGAGCCCACTTTCCCCGGGTGCCACATGATGGTGCGGCCGGTGGGCGTTTTTTGGATGCGCGACGAGAAGGGTCCCGACGCCAAGGTGCTGTGCGTCCCTGCGACCGACCCGCGCTGGAAGTCGTGGCGCAACATTGGGGACTTGCCCGAGCATCTGCTCGACGAGATCGGTCACTTCTTCGACGTCTACAAGGAACTCGAGCCCGGCAAGCAGACCGAAACGCGTGGATGGCAGGACGTTGCCGCCGCCGAGGCCGCCGTCGAGGATGCGCGCGCGCGCTTTGATCGAGAGCACTCGTAG
- a CDS encoding peptidyl-prolyl cis-trans isomerase, translated as MRMGSKKLLIPLVIVLVAGASLLAVRGRSASPVASVNGEALSESELSARMSEAQGRLAGMPNSSPARRQVLLEMIRFEVMRQEAERLGISPPTTDAAIAAAKSSMGTKKMDEAMEHFGWDKGAFTERWQEKALMVELVERFGGDPLTEAELKGYYQRYKHLFSHPRQASVRVAVFASEAKAQDAAGRVRNGESFAEVAKDSTDKHSAQSGGALGWIDVEKLPAEIKAELKTAKPGQLLGPLKGDHGTMLYVYDGMRPAEVEPYAKVREDLRPWAEKAEKTKRVITWLNGLLDKADIRIDPETGTWVKSERTIAASGAPHAVPSPTTTSTAAVTPR; from the coding sequence ATGCGGATGGGCTCCAAGAAACTGCTAATACCGTTGGTAATCGTGCTGGTGGCGGGCGCGTCCCTGCTCGCGGTCCGGGGACGCTCTGCTTCCCCCGTCGCCAGCGTGAACGGCGAGGCTCTTTCGGAGTCCGAACTCTCAGCTCGCATGTCGGAGGCCCAAGGGCGCCTCGCGGGTATGCCCAACTCCTCACCCGCGAGGCGCCAGGTCCTCCTGGAGATGATCCGCTTCGAGGTCATGCGCCAGGAAGCCGAGCGCCTGGGTATCTCCCCGCCGACGACGGATGCCGCGATCGCGGCCGCGAAGTCGAGCATGGGAACCAAGAAGATGGACGAGGCGATGGAGCACTTCGGCTGGGACAAAGGCGCCTTCACCGAGCGCTGGCAAGAGAAGGCGCTCATGGTGGAACTCGTCGAACGGTTCGGCGGAGATCCACTCACTGAAGCTGAACTCAAGGGCTACTACCAGCGCTACAAGCACCTGTTCTCGCATCCCCGGCAAGCGTCCGTGAGGGTGGCTGTTTTCGCGTCCGAGGCGAAAGCCCAAGACGCCGCCGGACGCGTGCGCAACGGTGAGTCATTCGCCGAGGTCGCCAAGGACTCGACCGATAAGCACTCCGCGCAGTCGGGCGGGGCACTCGGCTGGATCGACGTCGAAAAGCTCCCCGCCGAGATCAAGGCGGAATTGAAGACGGCCAAGCCCGGACAACTCCTTGGACCGCTGAAGGGCGACCACGGAACCATGCTGTACGTCTACGACGGCATGCGTCCCGCTGAAGTCGAGCCATACGCGAAGGTCCGCGAGGATTTGCGGCCTTGGGCCGAGAAAGCCGAGAAGACCAAGCGCGTAATCACCTGGCTGAACGGCCTGCTCGACAAGGCCGACATCCGGATCGACCCGGAAACGGGAACCTGGGTGAAGAGCGAGCGCACCATTGCGGCCTCCGGAGCCCCGCACGCAGTCCCCTCGCCAACCACTACCTCAACAGCTGCGGTCACTCCCCGATAG
- the crcB gene encoding fluoride efflux transporter CrcB translates to MRALWIGIAGAAGALARYGIGGVIARANRGAFPAGTFVVNVSGCFLLGLVFVLLTERFLPHPTTRTALTVGFLGAYTTFSTFSLETVRLAEDGAVLLAAANVAGSVLAGLVAIVAGMWIGRAI, encoded by the coding sequence GTGCGGGCACTGTGGATCGGAATCGCAGGGGCGGCCGGCGCGCTGGCGAGGTACGGAATCGGAGGAGTGATTGCGCGCGCGAATCGAGGCGCGTTCCCCGCGGGCACGTTTGTCGTCAACGTAAGCGGGTGTTTCCTGCTCGGGCTGGTGTTCGTTCTTCTGACCGAAAGGTTCCTCCCTCACCCAACCACGCGTACCGCGCTAACGGTCGGGTTCCTGGGCGCATACACGACCTTCTCGACGTTCTCCCTGGAGACCGTCAGACTGGCAGAAGACGGTGCAGTTCTGCTGGCAGCCGCCAACGTTGCGGGCAGCGTGCTGGCCGGCCTCGTTGCGATCGTCGCGGGAATGTGGATCGGGAGGGCGATATGA
- a CDS encoding DUF190 domain-containing protein: protein MRIQGQGKLLRIFVGESDTWHGTPLYQAIVQRVREEGLAGATVVRGIEGFGAHSRIHTARILRLSEDLPLVIEIVDAEERIMRVLPLLDEMMSEGLITLEDVEIIAYRAPSPG from the coding sequence ATGAGGATCCAAGGACAAGGGAAACTGCTTCGGATCTTCGTCGGTGAATCCGACACGTGGCACGGAACGCCGCTGTATCAGGCGATCGTTCAACGCGTCCGTGAGGAAGGGCTCGCCGGGGCCACGGTCGTGCGCGGAATCGAGGGATTCGGCGCGCACAGTCGGATTCACACGGCGCGCATCTTGCGGCTGTCGGAGGATCTCCCACTTGTCATCGAGATCGTGGACGCCGAAGAGCGCATCATGCGCGTCCTCCCGCTGCTTGACGAGATGATGAGCGAAGGGTTGATCACCCTGGAAGACGTCGAGATCATCGCCTACCGCGCGCCCTCGCCCGGCTAA
- a CDS encoding L-threonylcarbamoyladenylate synthase: MSDFVSLGDGAAQWQRAALELRAGNIVVVPTDTVYGIAADAFNAAATRRIFALKRRPRSLPLPVLVSRPRQAWALAASVPAAAEDLAAAYWPGALTLILPQTPGLSWDLGESSDTIALRMPMHEGLLSMLEAVGPVAATSANLSGEPTARAVAEIAAKFGEGVSLYVDGGPASTDVGSTIVDVSGPVPLVVREGLISVADVERVTGGRVARA; the protein is encoded by the coding sequence GTGAGCGACTTCGTGTCACTGGGGGACGGTGCCGCGCAGTGGCAGCGCGCGGCACTGGAGTTGCGCGCCGGCAACATCGTGGTCGTTCCGACCGACACCGTCTACGGAATCGCCGCCGACGCGTTCAACGCTGCGGCAACCCGGCGCATCTTTGCTTTGAAGCGCCGGCCGCGGTCCCTCCCTCTTCCCGTGCTCGTGTCGCGGCCGCGTCAGGCATGGGCGCTCGCGGCGAGCGTACCCGCAGCTGCAGAGGATCTGGCCGCTGCGTACTGGCCGGGCGCGCTGACTCTCATTCTTCCCCAAACGCCCGGCCTTTCTTGGGACTTGGGGGAGTCGTCCGACACCATTGCGCTGCGCATGCCGATGCACGAAGGCCTATTGTCGATGCTGGAGGCAGTGGGGCCCGTCGCAGCCACGAGCGCGAACCTGAGCGGAGAGCCCACCGCGCGCGCGGTAGCGGAGATCGCGGCGAAGTTCGGTGAGGGTGTGAGCTTGTACGTGGATGGGGGACCGGCCTCAACGGATGTCGGCTCGACGATCGTGGACGTGAGCGGTCCGGTTCCTCTTGTGGTTCGCGAGGGGCTCATCAGTGTTGCCGACGTCGAGCGCGTCACCGGCGGTCGCGTGGCGCGCGCGTAG
- the prmC gene encoding peptide chain release factor N(5)-glutamine methyltransferase has product MSIAVDLATAQRTLVEAGIETARHDAEWIAARALNVSRGILLARAQDDFSDDASKHFLEMIDRRARREPLAYVTGFVSFRGLELECGPGVLVPRPETEITVARAIARGRERGPKPTIVDVGTGSGAIGIALAAEVPNARIFATEASGHARGWALRNLARTGLRCTLLPGDLLDGLHPALGGGVDVVVANPPYVAEAEWAGLEPEVREWEPKEAIIAGPTGLEVILEVIEQARVWLAPGGWLVLEIASSQAERTARFLTINEYEDVLITKDLTGRERVVEARWTGVW; this is encoded by the coding sequence GTGAGCATCGCTGTGGATCTGGCGACCGCCCAACGAACGCTTGTCGAGGCCGGAATCGAAACCGCGCGTCACGACGCGGAGTGGATCGCTGCGCGCGCGCTGAATGTCTCGCGCGGCATTTTGTTGGCGCGCGCGCAAGACGACTTCTCCGACGACGCTTCAAAGCATTTCCTAGAGATGATTGATCGCCGCGCGCGCCGTGAGCCTCTGGCGTACGTGACGGGGTTCGTCTCGTTCCGAGGACTCGAGTTGGAGTGCGGGCCCGGAGTTCTGGTTCCGCGGCCGGAGACTGAGATCACAGTCGCGCGCGCCATCGCGCGAGGGCGTGAGCGCGGTCCGAAGCCCACCATCGTGGACGTTGGAACCGGAAGTGGTGCGATCGGGATCGCTTTGGCCGCCGAAGTGCCGAACGCTCGTATCTTTGCGACCGAGGCCTCGGGTCACGCGCGCGGTTGGGCGTTGCGCAACCTCGCTCGTACCGGCCTTCGGTGCACGCTGCTTCCGGGAGATCTGCTCGACGGCCTGCATCCCGCACTCGGGGGAGGAGTGGATGTCGTCGTCGCGAACCCGCCGTACGTGGCGGAGGCGGAGTGGGCCGGCCTCGAGCCGGAAGTGCGTGAGTGGGAGCCGAAGGAGGCGATCATCGCCGGCCCGACCGGGCTCGAGGTCATCCTGGAGGTTATCGAGCAGGCGCGCGTCTGGCTTGCTCCCGGAGGATGGCTGGTGCTGGAAATCGCCTCTTCGCAGGCCGAACGGACCGCGCGTTTCCTGACGATCAACGAGTACGAGGATGTGCTCATCACCAAGGATCTGACCGGGCGTGAGCGCGTCGTGGAGGCGCGCTGGACGGGCGTGTGGTGA
- the prfA gene encoding peptide chain release factor 1 yields MGLEERLAARLSEVEARFGEVERRLSDPRVASDPALLRSLGKEHSDLADIVDGLREHRAATGDLEAAREMLRDSRESDAEFLRGEIASLEARLNALADQLRDMLVPKDPNDDKDVIVELRAAAGGDEAGLFARDLFVMYQKYAEPRRWKIEILSAQGNVSGGFKEVIFGVRGKGAYSRMKFESGVHRVQRVPATESQGRIHTSTATVAVLPEAEDVDVEVNPTDLQIDVFRSSGPGGQSVNTTDSAVRITHLPTGEVVACQEERSQLQNRERALRILRARLLQRAVEEQRAKIAADRKGQVGTGERSEKIRTYNFPQNRVTDHRVGVTLHKLPQVLEGDLDELIDALTLKDRADRLTGDDDARSAAS; encoded by the coding sequence ATGGGGCTTGAGGAACGTCTTGCCGCGCGGCTGTCCGAGGTCGAGGCTCGCTTCGGCGAGGTCGAGCGGCGTCTTAGTGATCCGCGGGTTGCCTCGGATCCCGCGCTGTTGCGCTCGCTCGGCAAGGAGCATTCGGACCTTGCCGACATCGTAGATGGGCTGCGTGAGCATCGAGCCGCGACGGGGGACTTAGAGGCCGCGCGCGAAATGCTTCGAGATTCTCGTGAGTCCGACGCAGAGTTCTTGCGGGGAGAGATCGCCTCCCTCGAAGCCCGCCTTAACGCGCTCGCGGACCAGTTGCGTGACATGCTGGTGCCCAAGGACCCTAACGACGACAAGGACGTCATCGTCGAACTCCGCGCAGCCGCAGGCGGGGACGAAGCCGGCTTGTTCGCTCGGGACTTGTTCGTGATGTACCAGAAATATGCGGAACCCCGTCGATGGAAGATTGAGATTCTCTCGGCGCAGGGCAACGTGAGTGGTGGGTTCAAAGAAGTGATCTTCGGCGTGCGCGGCAAGGGTGCGTACTCCCGCATGAAGTTTGAGTCCGGCGTTCACCGGGTTCAACGTGTCCCCGCAACCGAGTCGCAAGGCAGGATTCACACGTCGACGGCGACCGTCGCGGTGCTGCCCGAAGCCGAAGATGTCGACGTCGAGGTGAATCCCACCGATCTGCAGATTGACGTGTTCCGCTCCAGCGGACCCGGCGGGCAGTCGGTGAATACCACCGACTCTGCGGTGCGCATCACGCACTTGCCGACCGGAGAGGTCGTCGCATGTCAGGAAGAGCGCTCGCAGTTGCAGAACAGGGAGCGCGCGCTTCGAATCCTGCGCGCGCGGCTCCTTCAACGCGCCGTAGAGGAGCAGCGGGCCAAGATCGCGGCCGACCGCAAGGGTCAGGTCGGCACCGGCGAACGGTCCGAGAAGATCCGCACTTACAACTTCCCTCAGAACCGGGTCACCGACCACCGTGTCGGAGTGACGCTGCACAAGCTGCCCCAGGTGCTCGAGGGCGATCTCGACGAACTGATCGACGCGCTCACGTTGAAGGATCGCGCCGATCGACTCACCGGCGACGACGATGCGAGGTCCGCCGCCTCGTGA